Proteins co-encoded in one Papaver somniferum cultivar HN1 chromosome 5, ASM357369v1, whole genome shotgun sequence genomic window:
- the LOC113280303 gene encoding uncharacterized protein LOC113280303: MDQNDAVLCRYFPSSLNGLALSWFDNLLPNSIDSYNHLTEKFLGTYMYNKAVNARMDKLFSLAIAYKETISEYTDGWHKIFQVIRNIDPVVNINCYKWGLDRMGPLFVEIHGSVPTIEGDLRVIIEKNAIQRENPRAKTQKSHRTNSIEQASVSKRGGSTERLNEDKRERMDDHRRDDRKFEDQVFMKLNTNYTRILKEIKDQENLEWPWSKGKQPQRSEKSRDYCEYHCFNGHQTEKARTSR, encoded by the coding sequence ATGGATCAAAACGATGCAGTCCTCTGCAGATATTTTCCTTCAAGCCTAAATGGATTAGCACTATCTTGGTTCGACAACCTACTACCAAACTCCATCGATTCCTACAACCATCTCACTGAGAAATTCTTagggacatacatgtacaacaaggctgtcaaCGCTAGAATGGACAAGCTCTTCTCATTAGCTATAGCTTACAAGGAAACGATCAGTGAATATACCGACGGATGGCACAAAATTTTTCAAGTTATACGGAACATAGACCCAGTGGTCAACATCAACTgttacaaatggggattagacagAATGGGCCCCCTATTTGTGGAGATTCACGGAAGTGTACCTACGATCGAAGGAGACCTTCGAGTAATCATTGAAAAGAACGCAATCCAGCGGGAGAATCCCAGAGCCAAAACTCAAAAATCTCATCGGACGAACTCAATAGAGCAAGCTAGCGTATCAAAGAGGGGCGGTTCAACTGAACGTCTTAACGAAGATAAGAGAGAAAGAATGGATGATCATCGGCGcgacgaccgaaaattcgaagaccaagtcTTTATGAAGCTCAACACCAACTACACTCGCATCCTAAAGGAGATTAAGGATCAAGAGAACTTAGAGTGGCCTTGGTCCAAAGGGAAGCAGCCACAACGATCCGAGAAATCGAGAGACTACTGTGAGTACCATTGCTTCAATGGGCATCAGACTGAAAAAGCAAGaacctcaagataa